The following proteins are encoded in a genomic region of Fundidesulfovibrio soli:
- the thiS gene encoding sulfur carrier protein ThiS, translated as MRLIINGKESTLEPGQTVAAWLAARGLDPQAVIVEINEAIVPREQWPDTALKEGDRVEVVSFVGGG; from the coding sequence GTGCGCCTTATCATCAACGGAAAAGAATCGACCCTGGAACCCGGCCAGACCGTGGCCGCATGGCTCGCCGCACGCGGGCTGGACCCCCAGGCCGTCATCGTGGAAATAAACGAGGCCATCGTTCCCCGCGAGCAGTGGCCCGACACTGCCCTCAAGGAGGGCGACCGCGTGGAGGTCGTCTCCTTCGTGGGCGGAGGCTGA
- a CDS encoding thiazole synthase, whose translation MSDMLTIGDRELTSRLFIGSGKYSSNAVIPAVMEASGAQVITVAVRRVDPEAGQENILAHVPKSAILMPNTSGARTAQEAVRIARLARAAGCGDWVKIEVINDNRYLLPDNFETVKATEILAAEGFTVLCYMSPDLAAGRRMVEAGAAAVMPLGAPIGTNRGLKTREMVRIMIEELDVPIVVDAGIGRPSEACEAMEMGAAAVLVNTAVASAADPVGMARAFGRAVAAGREAWLAGPGAVSELARASSPLTGFLGE comes from the coding sequence ATGTCCGACATGCTGACCATCGGCGACCGTGAGCTCACGAGCCGCCTCTTCATAGGCTCAGGCAAATATTCCTCCAACGCCGTGATCCCGGCCGTCATGGAGGCCAGCGGCGCGCAGGTCATCACCGTGGCTGTGCGCCGGGTGGACCCTGAGGCCGGGCAGGAGAACATCCTGGCCCACGTGCCGAAGAGCGCCATTCTCATGCCCAACACCTCCGGGGCCAGGACCGCCCAGGAGGCCGTGCGCATCGCACGTCTGGCCCGCGCCGCCGGCTGCGGGGACTGGGTCAAGATCGAGGTCATCAACGACAACCGCTACCTGCTCCCCGACAACTTCGAGACCGTGAAGGCCACCGAGATCCTTGCGGCCGAGGGCTTCACCGTGCTGTGCTACATGAGCCCGGACCTGGCCGCCGGCAGGCGCATGGTTGAGGCCGGAGCCGCCGCCGTGATGCCGCTGGGCGCGCCCATCGGCACCAACCGGGGCCTCAAGACCCGCGAGATGGTGCGCATCATGATCGAGGAGCTGGATGTGCCCATCGTGGTGGACGCGGGCATCGGCCGCCCCTCCGAGGCCTGCGAGGCCATGGAGATGGGCGCTGCCGCCGTGCTGGTGAACACCGCCGTGGCCTCCGCCGCCGACCCCGTGGGCATGGCCCGCGCCTTCGGGCGCGCCGTGGCCGCCGGGCGCGAGGCCTGGCTGGCCGGGCCCGGCGCTGTCAGCGAGCTGGCCCGGGCCTCCTCGCCGCTGACTGGTTTTTTGGGGGAGTAG